The genomic stretch AGCCAAGCGCTGCGACCACGATCATCACCGGCACGATCACCGTCGAAAAGTGACCGCAATATGGTGCAATCTGGCTTGCGCGGCACAGCCCGCCATGCCGGATGATTGATCCGGTTTTCACCAGATTTGCACGGGCTTCATTGGCAGAGCGCTTAGATTCAGCGCGCCGTTATTGCGCACACGTTTCTCGGCGGCATCGGCCAAAATCAACGCCTCTTGAAGAGCATTTTGCAGCCAGAGTGATGATTGGAGCGTCAACAAACGTCGCGCCAGCCGGTCTTCGTTTTGGGCCAGCAAAATCTCTGCTGTTTTTGTGACATCTCGCAATTCGATTTCAAAAAACCGCTCTGCTCTGCGCCAATGGGCATAAGTTTCACCAAGCAATGGCTCTGGCATTTGAAAGGCCAGATGCATGAGGCGCTTGTAAACTGCGACGGCAGATTGCGTGACTTCGGCACCTTGTGGCACATGGCTGATCGTATCGGCGTTTTGCCCCGCATGGCGCGGGTCCAGAAAACGCGCGCTTTCGCCGGTGGTCAGATAGCGGTGCATGCCATATTCCAGCGGAATCTCGGTCATCCCCATGAAAACAGGCACAAGCGGCGCCGTGACAGCCCCCACTGGCGCATGCCACATGACGCGCAAAGCATCATGGCTGGGATGGACCAGCGGGACGACCTGGCCATAGCCGGCGGTATCCCCGGTCAGGCGTTCTGTCGCAATCGCCCAGATCATATCGTGAAGCCCAATTTTTTCCGGGCGGGCGGCGCGTTGGCGCATGGCGTCCTCGACCCAGGCTACCCCCTCCCAGCGGCCTTTGCCATCGCCATAGACCGCATTCACATCGAATGGCCCTTGCGCGGGATCATACCAGCCCTGATCAATCGCAAAGCTGATAAAATGATCGGGAAACAGAAAATCATCACTCGGGCAATCCGGCACGATCCCGATATAACCCGGCCTGCTGGCGCGGATACTGTCCGGCCCCAGCCTTTCAGCGACCCAGAGCTTGCGCGCGCCACTGAATTCGATCACCACCCAGGCCTCTTCGGGGTCTGCGATGATATGGGAATTGCCGCCATAGCAGGAATAACCATGTTCGGCGATCAGCATCGCGATCAGATCCACGCCTTCACGGGCATTGCGCGCGCGTTCCAGGACCAGCCGCGCCAGATCGGAATAATTCGGCCCGCATTGGTCGGGCGGGGTCATCTCGATCAATTCCTTGCGCGAGCTTGACCAGATATCGCGCACAGCAACCCCGTGTTCATTCAAGCCGCCATTGGTGATCGGGGCCGGGACGCCAAGATAATAGCTGTAGCTGACACGCAGATGCCGCAAGGTCTGTGGCACCTGCGGGATCGTGCTGCGCAAGCCCGGCAGATCCGCATTTGCCGAGACGCCAACCGCGATACTTGCCCCTGCTGGATGTTGCGCGCGCGGCGCGATTTCCAACCAATGGCTGGACGGCTCATCGCCATATCCGGCCAGCCAGGCGTGACCATCTGCGCTGTGATTGCGCCCAACATAAATGCCGTAGCTCATAAGCCCACTTGGATTGGATAATGACAAGACACCGCAGATGTCCCCTTGGTGGTCAGTTGCGGAACACGGCTGCTGCAATCCGCGCGCACAGCCGGGCAGCGCGGGTGAAATTCGCAGCCCCGCGGCCGTGCCGTCAAGGCCGGAGTTTCCCCCTGCAGAACGATGCGCTGGCGCCGCGTTGTCGGGTCTGGTTCGGGATTGGCTGACATCAGCGCCGCCGTATAGGGATGGCGGGGCTTTTCCATGATCTGCGCCACCGGCCCAATTTCAACAATCCGCCCCAGATACATGACCGCGATCCGATCCGCGATATGGCGCAGGATATTCAGATTATGGGTGATGATGACGGTGGTCAGCCCATGTTCGGCCTTGATCCCGTTCAGCAGGTTCAGAATTTCGCCCTGCACCGAGACATCCAGCCCAGCGGTCGGTTCATCCGCCAGCACGATCGCCGGTTGCAATGCAAGCGCCCGCGCGACACCCACGCGCCGCGCCTGACCACCCGAAAGTTGATGCGGATAGCGATCAAGGAAATCTGCGTTCAAACCCGCGCCTTCCAGCAACCTTTGCGCCGTTGCGATGGGGTTCCCGACATCCTGCCGGTGAATGGCGAAGGGTTCCAGCACCAATTCGCGCACCGTTTTGCGCGGGCTGAGTGATCCCACGGGATCTTGGAACATCATCGCCATCTGTCTGCGGACGGCCTGCCAATCGGGTCTTTGATGCAATGCGATGTCGTTGAAACAGATCTCACCCGCCGCCAAGGGCACCAATCCGTTTATCGCGCGCGCCAATGTTGTCTTGCCAGAACCGGATTCGCCCACGATGGCCAGGGTTTCGCCGCGCTGCACATCAAGCGATATCCCGTTCAGCGCCTGGACATTGCGCGCATCGCGCGGGGCCATCATGGCCTTTAGCCCGCGCAAGGATGGAAATGTGACCATCACATCGCGCAGCGTCAGGATCGGGGCGGTCATCGCAACGCCTCTGTCGCGAAATGACAGCGCGCCCAATGCGCGCCATTGATTGCCATCGGTGCGGGTCTTATGCGGCACAGATCTTTGGCCTTGTCGCAGCGGTCGCGGAAAATACAGCCCTCTGGGGGCGCGGTCAGATCCGGCAGATCGCCCTGAATAGCGGGCAAAACCGCGACCTTGGTTTTCATCCGGCCGGGATCGCATTCGATCAGCTTGGCCGTATAGGGATGGCTGGGATGCGCAAAGACTGCGGTCACCGGTCCTTCCTCGACCGCCTCGCCGGCATACATGACCACCACATTGTCGCACAGTTCCGCAATCACCCCCAGATGATGAGAGATAAAAAGGATCGCACAGCCGATATCGCGCTGCAATTCTTTCAGCAAGGCGATGATCTGCACCTCTAGCGTGGCATCCAGCGCCGTGGTCGGTTCATCCGCGATCAGCAATTTGGGGCGCATCAAAACGGCCATCGCGATGGCCACGCGCTGGCGCTGGCCACCAGAAAGCTGATGCGGATAGGCCGCAAGCTTGGCTTTGGGGTCCGGCAGCCCGACACGGGCCAGCGTTTCTGTCGCACAGCGCAGTTTTTCGGCGCGGCTGCGCCTTGCGCGGTATTGGATGTCCAGCATCTGGCGACCGATTGTCAGAACCGGGTTCAGCGATGTCATCGGATCTTGAAAAACCACTGAAATGTCACGGCCGCGCAGGTCCCGCAACCGCCGCCGAGAGGCGCCGACCAGGTCTTCGCCTTCCAGCCGGATCGTACCGGCGGCGATACGGGCGTTTTGCGGCATCAGCTGCAGCAGCGCATTGATCAAGGTGGACTTGCCGCAGCCCGATTCACCGACAATGCCGACAATCTGGCCCGGCGCGACATTCAGCGCGACATCGCGCAAGGCCTGCACCGCGCCTTGCTGGGTGGCGTAATGGACCGTCAGTCCTGCGACATTCAGGGTATCGGTCATCGTGACTTCCTCAATTTGGGATCAAGCTGGTCGCGCAGTGCCTCGCCCAGAAAGGTAAAGCCAAGGGTGACCAGAATGACCGGCAGCCCGCCTGCAACGATGATCCAGGGCGTTGTGCGGATGAAATCAAAACCGTCTTTCAGCGTGGCGCCCCAGCTAGGCGTGCCCGGTGGCACGCCGATGCCCAGAAAGCTCATCCCCGCTTCGATGGTGATGACGACGGGCAAATTCATCGCGGCAAGAATGAAGAATGGCCCCAGAACATTCGGAAGCACATGATGAAAGATGATCCGCGCCGATGATGCGCCCATCGCATGTTCCGCCAGAATGAATTCGGCATTTTTCAGCGTTAATGTCTGCGTGCGCACCACCCGCGCATATTCGGAAAACGACGTGATGACGACGACGATGATCACCGTGGACAGACCTCGCGGCAGCAGCGCCGCCAGCGCAAGCGCCAGAATGATGGTCGGATAGGCGCGCAGCGTGTCGAAAACGAACAGCAGCATATTGTCCAGCCAGCGCGGCCCAAACCCCGCAATCATCCCCAATGTCAGCCCGATCACGCTGGATATGCTGACCGCCACCAGCGCCACATAAAGCGCGATCCGGCTGCCCTGCGCCAAACGAGAGAACGTATCGCGCCCCAGATTATCCGTGCCCAGCCAATAGCGCGACGATGGCGGCGCAAAGCGGTCAGCAAGGTTCATCGCGCTGTAATCATGCGGCGAGATCACATCGGCGCATAGCGCCACCAAGATCAACGCTACGATGATGATCATGGCGAAAACGGCCATCGGTTCGGCCAGCAGCCGCCCCGGCAAGCTATGTCTGAAAGACCCCATCATGTGACCCTTTGCCTGGGGTCAAGTGCGGCATTGACCAGATCCGCGATCAGCGCGCAGGTGACAAAAAAGCCGATGGCGACCAGCATGGCCCCCATCACGACAGGGTAATTGCGCCCTGACACGCTTTCATAGATCAGTGACCCGATACCCGGACGCGAAAACACGATTTCCGCAAAGACCGCGCTGGATAACATGCCGCCAATGCCGACGCCCAGAACCTGCACCGCGGGCAGGATCGCCACGCGCAGCGCATATTGATAAATCACCATGCGGCGCGGCAGACCGAAAGCGCGCGCCGTGCGGATATAGTTTTCGCCCAATGTCTCTAGCATCGCGGCGCGCACGATCCGCGCGATATAGCCCACCCATGCCAGCCCGATGGCAAAAGAGGGCAGCGCCAGATGAAAAAGCCGGCTGCCCAGATCGCCGGACTCGCCCGCACCGATGGTCGGAAACCAGCGCAGGATCACGCCAAATAGCAACAAGGAATAAAGCGCGACAACAAATGACGGCGCCGCAATAAAGCCCACCGACAAGATGCCGCTGATCCTGTCTAGCCAGCTGTTGCGGTTATCTGCCGAAAATGCGCCAAGCATGATACCCAGCGCGGCCGACCAGAAAATCGCGCAAAAGACCAAGGCCATCGTATGCGGCAAAGCGTTGAACACAGCTTCGGCAACGGGGCGGTTGCGGTTGTAATCCGTCCCCATATCGCCGCCAAGAATACGCCCCCAGAAATTGACGATCTGCACCAGAACCGGATCATCCAGCCCCATATTCGCGCGAAACGCGGCGCGTAATTCCGGGGTGGCCCGTGGCCCCAGCAAGATCGTCGTGGGATCGCCCGGCAGGGTGATCATGATCGTGTATAAGGCCGATATGGCCACAAAGATGATGGCCAGCGCCAGTAGAACACGCTGAAAGGCATATTGCAGCATATCGTCCCCTTCCGACAAAACGACATGCCCCGCCTTGGTCACGGCAGGGCATGTTTTCACAGGGTCACGCGCGGCGGAAGAATTGCAACAGCGGCTGACCATCGGGGCGGGTGGCTGGCACAATGCTGTCGGCAAAAAGATTGGCGGTCACGCCATGCGTCAGGAACCGATAGCCGCCCGATTGCTCCATCAGATCCTGCATATGACGATACATCTCGTCACGCCGGGCCGGATCGCCTTCGGACAGCGCCGCGTCATGCAGCTGGTCGAATTCCGCATTGGAAAATTGTTCCCAGTTCCAGTCGCCGATCTGGTCAGACACAAACCATGCGGTGGCATAATAGGGGTCCGGCGTCATCGAAAAGCGCTTGATCGTCAGTTCAAGATCTTTCCAGCGGTCGCCATCGGCAGCGACGCCCAGGCTCCAGAAGGATCCGGATTCGTGGACAGTGATGTTCAGATCAATCCCCGCCTGCGCCATCATGGCCTGCATCACCTGCGCTGTGGTCGTATGGGTGACGTTGTTCAGCACATCGACATTCAGCGCCAGCCGGTCAATGCCTGCCGCATCCAGCAAGGCGCGGGCGCGGGCAAAATCGGCTTGTGGCGGGATCAATGTCGCTGGCCGGTGGCCGATCAGACCGGGGGCAATGATCCCGGTCGACGCCTCGGCCACATCAAAAAAGGCCGCTTGCAGGATCGAGGGCACATCGATGGCAT from Yoonia vestfoldensis encodes the following:
- a CDS encoding oligopeptide/dipeptide ABC transporter ATP-binding protein; translation: MPHKTRTDGNQWRALGALSFRDRGVAMTAPILTLRDVMVTFPSLRGLKAMMAPRDARNVQALNGISLDVQRGETLAIVGESGSGKTTLARAINGLVPLAAGEICFNDIALHQRPDWQAVRRQMAMMFQDPVGSLSPRKTVRELVLEPFAIHRQDVGNPIATAQRLLEGAGLNADFLDRYPHQLSGGQARRVGVARALALQPAIVLADEPTAGLDVSVQGEILNLLNGIKAEHGLTTVIITHNLNILRHIADRIAVMYLGRIVEIGPVAQIMEKPRHPYTAALMSANPEPDPTTRRQRIVLQGETPALTARPRGCEFHPRCPAVRADCSSRVPQLTTKGTSAVSCHYPIQVGL
- a CDS encoding C69 family dipeptidase, whose translation is MSYGIYVGRNHSADGHAWLAGYGDEPSSHWLEIAPRAQHPAGASIAVGVSANADLPGLRSTIPQVPQTLRHLRVSYSYYLGVPAPITNGGLNEHGVAVRDIWSSSRKELIEMTPPDQCGPNYSDLARLVLERARNAREGVDLIAMLIAEHGYSCYGGNSHIIADPEEAWVVIEFSGARKLWVAERLGPDSIRASRPGYIGIVPDCPSDDFLFPDHFISFAIDQGWYDPAQGPFDVNAVYGDGKGRWEGVAWVEDAMRQRAARPEKIGLHDMIWAIATERLTGDTAGYGQVVPLVHPSHDALRVMWHAPVGAVTAPLVPVFMGMTEIPLEYGMHRYLTTGESARFLDPRHAGQNADTISHVPQGAEVTQSAVAVYKRLMHLAFQMPEPLLGETYAHWRRAERFFEIELRDVTKTAEILLAQNEDRLARRLLTLQSSLWLQNALQEALILADAAEKRVRNNGALNLSALPMKPVQIW
- a CDS encoding ABC transporter permease gives rise to the protein MLQYAFQRVLLALAIIFVAISALYTIMITLPGDPTTILLGPRATPELRAAFRANMGLDDPVLVQIVNFWGRILGGDMGTDYNRNRPVAEAVFNALPHTMALVFCAIFWSAALGIMLGAFSADNRNSWLDRISGILSVGFIAAPSFVVALYSLLLFGVILRWFPTIGAGESGDLGSRLFHLALPSFAIGLAWVGYIARIVRAAMLETLGENYIRTARAFGLPRRMVIYQYALRVAILPAVQVLGVGIGGMLSSAVFAEIVFSRPGIGSLIYESVSGRNYPVVMGAMLVAIGFFVTCALIADLVNAALDPRQRVT
- a CDS encoding ABC transporter permease is translated as MMGSFRHSLPGRLLAEPMAVFAMIIIVALILVALCADVISPHDYSAMNLADRFAPPSSRYWLGTDNLGRDTFSRLAQGSRIALYVALVAVSISSVIGLTLGMIAGFGPRWLDNMLLFVFDTLRAYPTIILALALAALLPRGLSTVIIVVVITSFSEYARVVRTQTLTLKNAEFILAEHAMGASSARIIFHHVLPNVLGPFFILAAMNLPVVITIEAGMSFLGIGVPPGTPSWGATLKDGFDFIRTTPWIIVAGGLPVILVTLGFTFLGEALRDQLDPKLRKSR
- a CDS encoding ABC transporter ATP-binding protein — protein: MTDTLNVAGLTVHYATQQGAVQALRDVALNVAPGQIVGIVGESGCGKSTLINALLQLMPQNARIAAGTIRLEGEDLVGASRRRLRDLRGRDISVVFQDPMTSLNPVLTIGRQMLDIQYRARRSRAEKLRCATETLARVGLPDPKAKLAAYPHQLSGGQRQRVAIAMAVLMRPKLLIADEPTTALDATLEVQIIALLKELQRDIGCAILFISHHLGVIAELCDNVVVMYAGEAVEEGPVTAVFAHPSHPYTAKLIECDPGRMKTKVAVLPAIQGDLPDLTAPPEGCIFRDRCDKAKDLCRIRPAPMAINGAHWARCHFATEALR